In Spinacia oleracea cultivar Varoflay chromosome 5, BTI_SOV_V1, whole genome shotgun sequence, a single window of DNA contains:
- the LOC110789446 gene encoding CASP-like protein 4A3, translating to MKNNHKPPRPPPLSVSQPSNPPSQLKPKPNSRSNSDESPKSPLRSEIPHRSDDQELDHHKNGGAIVAVEKYYSPLTSPLPITPPKDASTPDNFPSPPHQIIHFNRREEALPQSGVVFGDGAGGVEKKGRVGVGGGEKKGRTSGGGAVRFAGMEDIGRRSKKEGVVEKVNLGVRVLEIVFCLISFSVMAANKTQGWSGDSFDRYKEYRFCLSVNILGFMYSAFQAYDVASHMVAGKHVISHNLRYQFEFIMDQIIAYLLISASSAAASRVDDWQANWGKDTFTEKASASISMAFLAFLGFAMSSLISGYNLCNRDLS from the exons atgaagaacaaccaCAAACCGCCGCGCCCACCACCACTGTCAGTGTCACAGCCATCAAATCCACCGTCCCAACTCAAGCCCAAACCCAACTCCCGCTCCAACTCGGACGAGTCACCCAAATCGCCACTTCGATCCGAAATACCACACCGATCCGACGACCAGGAACTCGACCACCATAAAAACGGCGGAGCAATTGTAGCTGTTGAGAAGTACTACTCTCCACTAACCTCACCTCTCCCTATAACTCCTCCAAAGGACGCCTCCACACCCGATAATTTCCCCTCGCCTCCGCACCAAATCATCCACTTCAACCGCCGGGAAGAAGCGCTTCCGCAATCTGGCGTCGTTTTCGGGGATGGAGCCGGTGGAGTGGAGAAAAAGGGAAGAGTTGGAGTTGGGGGAGGGGAGAAAAAGGGGAGAACTAGTGGTGGTGGCGCAGTGAGGTTTGCAGGTATGGAGGATATTGGGAGGAGGTCGAAGAAAGAGGGAGTGGTTGAGAAGGTTAATTTAGGGGTTAGGGTTCTTGAGATTGTGTTCTGTTTGATTTCTTTTTCGGTTATGGCTGCTAATAAAACCCAGGGTTGGAGTGGTGATTCCTTTGATCGCTATAAAGAATACAG GTTTTGTTTATCAGTGAATATTCTTGGATTTATGTATTCAGCATTTCAGGCATATGATGTAGCCAGCCATATGGTCGCTGGAAAACATGTGATTTCCCATAATCTCCGCTATCAATTTGAGTTTATTATGGATCAG ATAATTGCATACCTTCTGATATCAGCCTCATCAGCAGCAGCCTCGAGGGTTGATGATTGGCAAGCGAATTGGGGAAAAGACACATTTACAGAGAAGGCTAGTGCATCAATCAGTATGGCTTTCTTGGCATTCTTAGGTTTTGCCATGAGCTCTTTAATTTCAGGTTACAACCTCTGCAACCGTGATTTATCGTGA
- the LOC110789438 gene encoding NAC domain-containing protein 2-like, whose product MEQQLDPSTNLALQKSQLFYKDYSTGFRFHPHDEELISVYLEPKIKCQILPKNLMHEVNIYKHHPNFLAEHFLPQGERDWYFFTPRDKKYKNGSRPDRKAGDGYWKATGADKEIRDKSNKIIGYRKSLVYYEGKPKMGDKTDWIMHEFRVEGPPNVHRNFPNEDIGMRLDDWVLCRIYKKQKNKSEKKKASRPKKASDGKKKKGEESLSVAPVIMKKNKKNPRSSASGNSNNVDVAVNINVQNNAISNNVTFNEVNNNLIPANFSYNDDDDNNNNEYGITGTSSVWNNYGSNGDLYPYSYSYSSVMEEANYGFQYSMELPALE is encoded by the exons ATGGAACAACAACTTGACCCCTCTACGAATTTGGCCCTTCAAAAATCTCAATTATTCTATAAAGACTATTCAACAGGTTTCAGGTTCCATCCCCACGATGAAGAATTAATTAGTGTCTATCTCGAACCGAAGATCAAATGTCAAATCTTGCCCAAAAACCTCATGCATGAAGTTAATATCTACAAGCACCATCCTAACTTTCTTGCTG AACATTTCCTACCACAAGGAGAGCGAGATTGGTATTTCTTTACACCAAGGGACAAAAAATACAAGAATGGATCTCGTCCTGACCGGAAGGCCGGGGACGGGTACTGGAAAGCCACCGGAGCTGATAAAGAAATACGTGAtaagtcaaataaaataattgGATACCGAAAGTCTTTGGTGTACTACGAAGGAAAACCTAAAATGGGTGACAAGACGGATTGGATTATGCATGAATTTCGTGTCGAGGGTCCTCCCAACGTACACAGAAATTTTCCTAATGAGGATATTGGTATGAGG CTGGATGACTGGGTGTTATGCAGAATCTAcaaaaagcaaaaaaataagTCGGAAAAGAAAAAGGCGTCGCGACCTAAAAAAGCAAGCGAcgggaaaaagaaaaagggagaAGAAAGCTTATCTGTAGCGCCAGTGATAAtgaagaaaaataagaaaaacccTCGTTCATCTGCGTCTGGAAACAGTAATAATGTTGATGTTGCTGTCAATATTAATGTCCAAAACAACGCCATTAGCAACAATGTCACCTTCAATGAAGTCAACAACAACCTTATTCCTGCTAACTTTTCCTATAATGACGAcgacgacaacaacaacaatgagTATGGTATTACTGGTACTAGTTCAGTCTGGAATAACTATGGCAGTAATGGAGATTTGTATCCGTATTCGTATTCGTATTCGTCGGTGATGGAGGAAGCCAATTATGGATTCCAGTACTCAATGGAATTACCTGCACTAGAATga